A region from the Paenibacillus humicola genome encodes:
- a CDS encoding RCC1-like domain-containing protein encodes MRRISIFGILCLVVLLFASPAAAQSVQQAGGKAVIAAGSGSLAGIGGGVWAWGSNEYGQLGVPQKNGIHLTPGQAVQLNDIKAVSGGWQHSLALKKDGTVWAWGNNSNGDLGYGYDSAQARTVPVQIPSLDSVTGIAAGLYQSLAVKSDGTVWAWGGNDFGELGDGTHTSRSVPVQVKNLDSAAAVTTGGTVSLALKKDGTVWAWGESLSRDWNYGPNAKQVAVLDSVTAVAGGMSHAIALKRDGTVWAFGDNGYGQLGSGTVTAVELNPVQAAHLDSVVSVAAGDDHSLALRSDGTVWAWGRNNFGQLGDGSTQDSNTPKKVAGLDSVVAIAGGADFSLAVKSDGTVWAWGDNGSGQLGSGDTAAHSTPVQVTRLGGAVSVSGGTDFSLAADKDGRVWAWGNNGNGQLGDGSPINHSIPVLSKLMQPVALASARQGDFTLAVDPDGSVWAWGNNGKGQLGD; translated from the coding sequence ATGAGAAGAATATCTATTTTCGGCATACTGTGCCTGGTTGTTCTGCTTTTCGCCAGCCCTGCGGCTGCGCAGTCCGTTCAACAAGCCGGCGGCAAGGCCGTCATTGCGGCAGGGAGCGGCAGCTTGGCCGGTATAGGCGGCGGCGTATGGGCTTGGGGGTCCAACGAGTATGGGCAATTGGGAGTCCCCCAAAAAAACGGGATTCATCTAACGCCCGGACAAGCCGTCCAATTGAACGATATCAAGGCGGTAAGCGGCGGCTGGCAGCACAGTCTGGCCCTGAAAAAAGACGGAACGGTGTGGGCGTGGGGAAACAATTCGAACGGCGATCTCGGCTACGGCTATGACAGCGCGCAGGCGCGCACCGTTCCGGTTCAAATCCCTTCGCTCGATTCGGTGACCGGTATCGCGGCGGGCTTGTATCAAAGCCTGGCCGTAAAAAGCGACGGGACGGTGTGGGCGTGGGGAGGGAACGATTTTGGAGAACTGGGAGACGGCACCCATACTTCCCGCTCCGTTCCCGTTCAAGTGAAAAATCTCGATTCGGCAGCCGCCGTCACGACGGGCGGGACCGTGAGCCTGGCGTTAAAAAAAGACGGAACGGTCTGGGCGTGGGGAGAGTCGCTGTCCAGGGACTGGAATTATGGCCCGAATGCCAAGCAGGTGGCCGTTCTCGACTCGGTGACGGCCGTCGCCGGAGGCATGTCGCACGCGATTGCCTTGAAACGGGACGGAACGGTATGGGCGTTCGGTGATAACGGTTACGGCCAGCTCGGCAGCGGGACGGTAACCGCCGTCGAACTCAATCCGGTTCAGGCAGCCCATCTCGATTCGGTCGTTTCCGTGGCGGCGGGCGATGACCACAGTCTGGCTCTACGAAGCGACGGAACGGTATGGGCGTGGGGACGCAACAATTTTGGCCAGCTTGGGGATGGAAGCACCCAAGACAGCAATACCCCCAAGAAGGTAGCGGGCCTGGATTCCGTCGTCGCCATTGCCGGGGGCGCCGATTTCAGTCTGGCCGTGAAAAGCGACGGCACCGTATGGGCGTGGGGCGATAATGGATCCGGCCAGCTGGGGAGCGGGGATACGGCGGCGCATTCGACCCCCGTACAAGTAACCCGTCTCGGCGGGGCCGTTTCCGTTTCCGGCGGCACGGATTTCAGCCTGGCGGCCGACAAGGACGGCCGGGTGTGGGCGTGGGGCAATAACGGCAATGGCCAGCTTGGCGACGGCAGCCCGATCAATCATTCCATCCCGGTGCTGAGTAAGCTCATGCAGCCCGTTGCGCTCGCTTCCGCAAGACAAGGGGATTTTACCTTGGCCGTCGATCCGGACGGTTCGGTATGGGCGTGGGGCAATAATGGTAAAGGCCAGCTTGGCGACTGA
- a CDS encoding glycosyltransferase, which yields MNVHARRFAGVSVITCTNRPSFFRMLIDNYRRQRYGTKELIVVLNKNSMNLQEYRRKAASYRNISVYKVPESFSLGKCLNYGIGKAVYPMIAKFDDDDYYSPNYLIEQVRALHRTGAGIVGKAAHLKYFQGRRLLVIVTPGRRNTFVKYVAGGTLLFRKRLHRRIRFAPKTVGEDIDFMRRSRAAGWRLFATSPYNFVGIRRKNKRSHTWKAKDELILKGSRFVAKTARYRIWADRPVT from the coding sequence ATGAATGTCCATGCAAGGCGATTCGCCGGCGTCTCGGTTATAACCTGCACGAACCGTCCGTCGTTTTTCCGGATGCTAATCGATAATTACAGAAGGCAGCGTTACGGGACGAAGGAGCTGATCGTCGTGCTGAACAAAAACAGCATGAACCTGCAGGAATACCGCCGGAAGGCCGCTTCTTACCGCAATATTTCGGTCTACAAGGTGCCGGAGAGCTTTTCCTTGGGCAAATGCTTAAATTACGGGATCGGCAAAGCGGTTTACCCGATGATCGCCAAATTCGACGACGACGACTACTATTCGCCCAATTATTTAATCGAGCAGGTCCGGGCGCTGCATCGTACAGGCGCCGGCATCGTCGGCAAAGCGGCGCATTTGAAATATTTTCAGGGGAGACGCCTTCTGGTCATCGTAACGCCCGGCCGAAGGAATACCTTCGTGAAATACGTGGCCGGAGGAACGCTCCTGTTCCGAAAGCGGCTGCACAGGCGAATCCGTTTCGCGCCGAAAACGGTCGGCGAAGATATCGACTTTATGCGCAGGAGCCGGGCCGCGGGCTGGAGGCTGTTTGCCACGTCGCCCTACAATTTTGTAGGCATTCGAAGGAAAAACAAACGGAGTCATACATGGAAGGCGAAAGACGAGTTGATCTTGAAGGGAAGCAGGTTTGTCGCCAAAACGGCCCGATACCGCATATGGGCGGACCGGCCGGTAACCTGA
- a CDS encoding RCC1 domain-containing protein, which yields MNRIYRIFGAVWFISFLIVHSAAAQTDRQPGEASLLAGTTPGQAAGPGGTAAVSSSGSHSLALRNDGTVQAWGANDFGELGDGSALLYRTVPGPVPGLEDVTAVAAGTTHNLALKSDGTVWAWGRDTYGQLGDGSGWSWEKNYNGPHSDRNFVDQIHPVPGQVQNLDSVIAVAASDALSLALRSDGTVWAWGDAQPFGLGITAVPAPLPGLDQVVDIAAGSGYMLALKNDGTVWAAGYNTLGELGVGTAVDHPAPVRVTGLDSVVSIAAGGLHNLALKRDGTVWAWGSNAWGALGDGSTVARYVPVQVSGLGSVVSIAAGSDHSLAVTSDGSAWSWGINIFGQLGDGGTAIRTVPVRIQGIGSIRAAAGGESHSLAVGPDGRVWAWGANGLGQLGDGTTTTRLTPVPVAELPAPSVDRTPPVTAAVLDPASPSGRNGWYTQDVTVTLFAKDDASGVSATVYRINGGNWGPYTGPVTVNRDGAYTFEYRSTDHAGNAEAPRQIGFLVDQTAPDLSVQPARTVFRPQSQMQFPKMTIKTSDAGSGVDSVVLTAITCSMPNDVHGGKRADKGPGPMTERPGSRNGRVCAITYTATDKAGNRTNATVAVPVQPAD from the coding sequence GTGAATCGAATCTATCGAATATTCGGTGCCGTCTGGTTCATTTCTTTTCTTATTGTTCATTCGGCGGCCGCTCAGACGGACAGGCAGCCGGGAGAAGCAAGTCTATTAGCCGGCACAACGCCCGGACAAGCCGCCGGTCCTGGCGGTACCGCCGCGGTCAGCAGCAGCGGCAGTCACAGTCTTGCGCTCCGGAACGACGGGACGGTGCAGGCATGGGGGGCGAACGATTTCGGCGAGCTTGGAGATGGAAGCGCTTTATTATACCGGACCGTTCCCGGCCCGGTTCCTGGCCTTGAGGACGTAACGGCCGTCGCCGCGGGAACGACGCATAATCTGGCGCTGAAAAGCGACGGAACCGTCTGGGCCTGGGGACGGGATACTTACGGCCAGCTGGGCGACGGAAGCGGCTGGTCTTGGGAAAAGAACTATAACGGTCCGCACAGCGACCGGAACTTCGTGGACCAGATCCATCCGGTTCCCGGACAGGTGCAAAATCTGGATTCCGTCATTGCCGTCGCGGCGTCAGATGCATTAAGCCTTGCGCTGAGAAGCGACGGGACGGTATGGGCATGGGGAGACGCCCAGCCGTTCGGTCTTGGCATCACGGCCGTTCCCGCTCCGCTGCCGGGTCTCGATCAGGTCGTTGATATCGCGGCGGGCAGCGGCTATATGCTGGCGCTGAAAAACGACGGGACCGTCTGGGCGGCGGGATACAATACGCTCGGAGAATTGGGCGTCGGAACGGCGGTAGATCATCCCGCTCCGGTCCGGGTAACCGGTCTGGATTCGGTGGTATCCATTGCCGCCGGCGGGCTTCATAATCTGGCGCTCAAACGGGACGGTACGGTATGGGCGTGGGGCAGCAATGCGTGGGGAGCGCTGGGGGACGGAAGCACTGTGGCGCGGTACGTTCCCGTGCAAGTATCGGGACTGGGTTCGGTCGTTTCCATCGCCGCAGGCAGCGATCACAGCCTTGCGGTAACTAGCGACGGATCGGCATGGTCCTGGGGAATCAATATTTTTGGCCAGCTGGGGGATGGGGGCACGGCGATCCGAACCGTTCCCGTCCGGATACAAGGTATCGGCTCGATCCGGGCCGCGGCCGGAGGGGAAAGCCACAGCTTGGCGGTCGGACCGGACGGGCGGGTATGGGCGTGGGGCGCCAACGGGCTCGGCCAGCTTGGCGACGGCACGACGACGACGCGCTTGACGCCCGTGCCGGTCGCGGAATTGCCCGCGCCGTCCGTCGACCGGACGCCGCCCGTCACTGCAGCGGTACTCGACCCGGCCAGCCCTAGCGGCCGGAACGGCTGGTATACGCAGGACGTCACGGTGACCCTCTTCGCCAAGGACGATGCATCCGGCGTGAGCGCAACGGTCTACCGCATCAACGGCGGGAACTGGGGCCCGTATACCGGACCTGTGACGGTTAATCGCGACGGGGCCTATACGTTTGAATACCGCAGCACGGATCATGCGGGAAACGCCGAAGCTCCCCGGCAGATCGGCTTCCTTGTCGATCAAACGGCGCCGGACTTAAGCGTTCAGCCGGCTAGGACCGTTTTTCGGCCGCAGAGCCAAATGCAGTTTCCCAAAATGACGATCAAGACGTCCGATGCCGGATCCGGGGTCGACTCGGTCGTGCTGACCGCCATAACGTGCAGCATGCCGAACGACGTTCATGGCGGGAAGCGAGCGGATAAGGGGCCCGGCCCGATGACAGAACGGCCCGGAAGCAGGAACGGTCGCGTCTGCGCCATCACGTATACGGCGACGGACAAGGCAGGCAATCGGACGAACGCCACGGTCGCAGTCCCCGTTCAACCGGCCGATTGA
- a CDS encoding glycosyltransferase family 2 protein: MAIRRSAAPARAPGISVVTCTNKPAFLHMLLSNYGRQTYRKKELIIVVNNDRARLSRYRRMAARYPNVRVYRLPAGRTLGACLNYASALARYAYIAKMDDDEYYAPRYLYDMMRSFGRSGADVVGKRAYFIYLKGSRLLIQRFSAQNRFVSILAGGTLVYKKHVWRRVKFTNRSLGEDVLFCRGCRRKGFRLYAGDRYNFCALRRERHDSHTWKNSDRAFLAHPQTRIIARGANYKPYVVRS; encoded by the coding sequence ATGGCGATAAGGCGCAGCGCGGCGCCGGCCCGGGCACCGGGAATCAGCGTGGTGACCTGTACGAACAAGCCGGCCTTTCTGCACATGCTGCTGAGCAATTACGGGCGCCAGACGTACCGCAAAAAAGAGCTCATCATTGTCGTGAACAACGACAGGGCCCGGCTGAGCCGTTATCGACGAATGGCGGCCCGATACCCCAATGTCCGTGTTTACCGGCTTCCCGCCGGCCGCACGTTGGGAGCCTGCCTGAACTATGCTTCGGCGCTGGCCCGTTACGCCTATATTGCCAAAATGGACGACGACGAGTATTACGCTCCCCGTTATCTGTACGATATGATGCGGTCCTTCGGCAGATCGGGGGCCGACGTCGTCGGCAAACGGGCCTATTTTATTTATTTGAAAGGAAGCCGTCTGCTCATCCAGCGGTTCTCAGCGCAGAACCGGTTCGTTTCGATCCTTGCCGGGGGCACGCTGGTTTACAAGAAGCACGTATGGAGGCGGGTGAAGTTTACGAACCGCTCATTGGGAGAGGATGTGCTGTTCTGCCGGGGCTGCAGGAGGAAAGGGTTTAGGCTGTACGCCGGCGACCGGTACAACTTTTGCGCCCTGCGGCGGGAGCGGCACGACAGCCACACCTGGAAAAACAGCGATAGAGCGTTTCTGGCCCATCCTCAAACCCGGATCATTGCGCGAGGCGCCAATTACAAGCCGTACGTCGTGCGTTCATAG
- a CDS encoding RCC1 domain-containing protein has product MKVPRLDSAAAVAGGYGHSLALKKDGTVWSWGLNNWGQLGDGTTTDRLTAKPVPRLTSSVSIAAGYGHSLALKSDGTVWAWGENGGALGNGSAVNSSVPVRVSGLDSALAIAAGDNHSMALKRDGTVWTWGDNFNGQLGDGKTFEMQHNSLIPVQVTHLASVIAVSAGSFHNLALKSDGTVWAWGDNFSGQLGDGSTNGSAVPVQVSGLDSVVAIAAGDSQSLALKSDGTLWAWGNNSEGQLGDGTFTDRLTPVRITHLPLAR; this is encoded by the coding sequence ATGAAGGTCCCCCGCCTCGATTCAGCGGCAGCCGTTGCCGGGGGGTACGGGCATAGCCTGGCGTTAAAAAAAGACGGAACGGTGTGGTCGTGGGGGCTGAACAATTGGGGCCAGCTCGGTGACGGAACGACAACGGACCGTTTGACGGCGAAACCGGTGCCCCGCCTGACATCGTCGGTTTCCATCGCGGCGGGCTATGGCCATAGTTTGGCGTTAAAAAGCGACGGGACCGTCTGGGCGTGGGGTGAAAACGGCGGGGCGCTCGGAAACGGAAGCGCTGTCAACAGCTCCGTCCCTGTCCGGGTGTCCGGTCTTGATTCGGCGCTCGCGATCGCCGCGGGCGACAACCACAGCATGGCCTTAAAGCGCGACGGGACGGTTTGGACGTGGGGAGATAACTTTAACGGCCAGCTTGGGGACGGAAAAACGTTCGAAATGCAGCATAACTCGCTCATTCCCGTCCAGGTAACCCATCTGGCTTCCGTCATCGCCGTCTCTGCGGGAAGCTTTCATAACCTCGCGTTGAAAAGCGACGGCACCGTATGGGCGTGGGGCGATAATTTCAGCGGCCAGCTTGGGGATGGAAGCACAAACGGCTCCGCAGTTCCCGTTCAGGTCTCGGGTCTGGATTCGGTCGTTGCCATCGCTGCGGGCGATTCCCAAAGCCTCGCCTTAAAAAGCGACGGCACGTTATGGGCATGGGGGAACAATTCCGAAGGCCAGCTTGGCGATGGAACGTTCACCGACCGGTTAACGCCCGTCCGGATTACGCATTTGCCTTTGGCGCGGTGA
- a CDS encoding PIG-L deacetylase family protein has translation MDVFLCSGQRALVLAPHADDETLGCAGVIQKYVSQGSPVRVVVAALTISDSKRYRKEESGYGTYSGTKRITELQEAMRRLGVTDYHILYPDRTGRQLYDSKLDRIPRAELVGKIERQIEAFRPTVLYIPSLTKHQDHEAIHQAAVTAARPYFWNGSVLIYETDGELSFQPNLYISLTEEEMKRKMTALEAYKTQLGTIRHPVHPDSLLHKAKFRGQQIYEEFAEAFQVIRMRG, from the coding sequence ATGGACGTTTTTCTCTGCTCCGGGCAGCGTGCGCTGGTCCTCGCTCCTCATGCGGACGACGAGACGCTGGGCTGCGCCGGTGTCATTCAAAAATATGTAAGCCAGGGCAGCCCGGTTCGAGTCGTGGTCGCCGCATTAACCATCAGCGATTCCAAACGCTACCGTAAGGAAGAGAGCGGCTATGGCACCTATAGCGGAACGAAGCGAATAACGGAATTACAGGAAGCGATGCGCCGGCTGGGCGTGACGGATTATCACATTCTTTACCCGGATCGGACCGGCAGGCAGCTGTACGACAGCAAGCTCGACCGGATCCCGCGTGCGGAGCTGGTCGGAAAAATCGAACGCCAAATCGAGGCGTTTCGTCCGACGGTCCTGTACATTCCGTCCCTGACGAAACACCAGGACCACGAAGCGATTCATCAAGCGGCCGTAACGGCGGCGCGTCCCTACTTCTGGAACGGCAGCGTTCTGATCTACGAGACCGACGGCGAGCTTTCCTTTCAGCCGAATCTCTATATTTCGCTGACGGAAGAAGAGATGAAGCGCAAAATGACGGCGCTGGAGGCGTATAAAACGCAGCTTGGAACGATACGCCATCCGGTGCATCCCGATAGTCTCCTGCATAAAGCCAAATTCCGCGGCCAGCAAATTTACGAGGAATTTGCGGAAGCCTTTCAAGTCATCCGGATGCGCGGGTAA
- a CDS encoding SDR family oxidoreductase, producing MQTVLIAGATGYLGRYLVKAMKERGYRVRALARNPESLAQPGPHGSPSVRSYTDEVFKGEATKPSTLEGACDGVDAVISAIGITRQKDGATYMDVDYEGNLNVLREAEASERTDRFMYISVFKGGEIPGSLTAAKERFVRRLKQSELGHVVVRPTGYFSDMEDFLQMARKGRVYLFGTGDRKMNPIHGADLAAFCAEGLAAGNAELPVGGPQMLTHRQIAGLAFRAAGKPERIAAVPAWLIRPVIPVMKRLSPGNAGAFEFVYHVMTRDMAAPCYGSRDLAAYFKQAASAE from the coding sequence ATGCAAACGGTGCTGATAGCCGGCGCTACCGGATATTTGGGACGGTATTTGGTCAAGGCGATGAAGGAACGCGGTTATCGGGTGCGGGCTTTGGCGAGAAACCCGGAATCGCTTGCCCAGCCGGGGCCGCACGGGTCCCCGTCCGTCCGGTCGTATACGGACGAAGTCTTCAAGGGCGAGGCGACGAAGCCTTCGACCCTTGAAGGGGCGTGCGACGGGGTGGATGCAGTCATCTCCGCGATCGGCATCACGCGTCAAAAAGACGGCGCGACTTATATGGATGTCGATTACGAGGGGAATCTGAATGTGCTGCGGGAAGCCGAAGCAAGCGAAAGAACGGACAGGTTCATGTACATTTCCGTGTTTAAAGGCGGCGAGATACCGGGCTCGCTGACCGCCGCGAAGGAACGATTCGTCCGCCGGTTGAAGCAGTCGGAGCTCGGTCATGTGGTCGTTCGGCCGACCGGCTATTTTTCCGATATGGAGGATTTTCTGCAAATGGCCCGCAAGGGGCGCGTCTACCTGTTCGGAACGGGAGACCGGAAAATGAATCCGATCCACGGCGCCGATCTGGCTGCATTTTGCGCCGAAGGATTGGCAGCCGGCAATGCGGAGCTCCCGGTGGGCGGTCCGCAAATGCTGACCCACCGGCAGATCGCAGGGCTTGCGTTCCGAGCGGCCGGCAAACCGGAACGGATCGCAGCCGTTCCGGCATGGCTGATAAGGCCGGTTATCCCGGTCATGAAGCGGCTGAGCCCGGGTAATGCCGGCGCGTTCGAATTCGTTTATCATGTCATGACCCGCGATATGGCGGCGCCTTGTTACGGCAGCCGGGACCTCGCGGCTTATTTCAAACAGGCCGCTTCGGCCGAATAA
- a CDS encoding DEAD/DEAH box helicase: protein MSVKLTERVIKLLCGRRAFEEGEACVRADKVTLTGSDPDAPVYEAAVAGRGRAISRVTVEIDGDGDVYADCDCPAFCGSGVYCGHIAAVLIYLHDRDNGSRPPIRAALPPLETHEDFSGKRDRREPRTTGASQPDGAAAAERLRAARDAELVSGLIGLFGDRPLRPSGAGAFVDTREPLKAEFTLRTVPSGGQTMFGVEMKAGTKRLYPVSNIADFLEAVSRREPFTVSRHFRYEPGMFCFGKEDDAVLRQLVDIAQNESVFREPAAGRYAARPSRASGSRLLLVPPFAWEPLLPLLAAVPSARLETPDGTAEGIRVSDEPLPVRFEFGEAEPEPDGQGDCTLEVHGLETLTVMEPYGVVLFADRLLQPGAEACRRLAELNRMLAGAGIRHIRVPAKDAELFLEKAVPGLMKLGSVRIAASLSERIVRLPLKARVYLDRVRDRLLAGLEFQYGDIVLNPLDGSGRQRGEERILMRDGEREERILGLMDQGDAVKTEGGYILAGEEAEYEFLYRIVPELEKLADIYATSAVKSRLHAGRPPKVTVEVDERTDWLEVRFDLEAIPPSEIREVLRSLEEKRRFHRLPSGALMPLETAELQAIARVLNELGTLRGGIPGMDAPGVFRLPAHRGLRLIHSDLEGGAVRLGKSLRRLLDDMRSPDSLDFPLPDGLKPVLRDYQRLGYQWLRTLAHYRFGGILADDMGLGKTVQSIAFLVSMLPEIRARKQPALIVTPASLMYNWLGELGKFAPEVRAVVADGGRAERGRELRRAMAEADVVITSYPLLRRDVERYAEHRFHTLILDEAQAFKNYATQTAQAVKAVSAAHRFALTGTPVENRSEELWSIFDAVFPELFQDRQSFLDLSREAAAKRARPFLLRRLKSDVLSELPEKIETVQSSKLLPEQKKLYAAYLAQLQHETLKHLSEDGFQKYRIKILAGLTRLRQLCCHPALFVEGYKGGSAKFEQLLEIVEECRSAGKRLLVFSQFTSMLRLIGRELGVRGVPFFYLDGETPADERIRLCDRFNAGERELFLLSLKAGGTGLNLTGADTVILYDLWWNPAVEQQAADRAHRIGQRSVVQVIRLVAQGTVEDSMYKLQQRKRSLIDEMVAPGGGDELSALGEREIRDILQLEQTGEKG from the coding sequence ATGAGCGTTAAGCTGACGGAGCGGGTGATCAAGCTGCTGTGCGGGCGCCGGGCATTCGAGGAAGGCGAGGCTTGCGTCCGGGCGGACAAGGTTACGCTGACCGGCAGCGATCCGGATGCGCCGGTCTACGAGGCGGCGGTTGCAGGGCGGGGGCGGGCGATAAGCCGGGTCACGGTCGAAATCGACGGCGACGGGGACGTCTATGCGGACTGCGACTGCCCGGCATTTTGCGGTTCGGGCGTCTACTGCGGGCATATTGCCGCCGTATTGATATACCTTCATGACCGGGACAACGGCAGCCGGCCACCAATCCGCGCGGCCTTGCCGCCGCTTGAAACGCACGAAGACTTCTCCGGCAAGCGGGACCGCCGCGAGCCCCGGACGACCGGCGCTTCGCAGCCGGACGGGGCGGCAGCGGCGGAACGCCTCCGCGCGGCACGCGACGCCGAGCTCGTCAGCGGCCTCATCGGCCTGTTCGGCGATCGGCCGCTCCGCCCGAGCGGGGCGGGAGCGTTCGTCGATACGCGCGAGCCGCTGAAGGCCGAATTTACGCTAAGAACGGTGCCTTCCGGCGGCCAAACGATGTTCGGCGTCGAAATGAAAGCCGGGACGAAGCGCCTTTATCCGGTGTCCAACATCGCCGATTTTCTCGAAGCGGTCAGCCGGCGCGAGCCCTTCACGGTCTCCCGGCATTTTAGGTACGAGCCCGGGATGTTTTGCTTCGGAAAAGAAGACGATGCGGTGCTCCGGCAGCTGGTTGACATCGCGCAGAACGAGTCAGTGTTTCGCGAGCCTGCTGCCGGCCGTTACGCCGCGCGGCCGTCCCGGGCGTCCGGCAGCAGGCTGCTGCTCGTTCCCCCTTTCGCCTGGGAGCCGCTGCTCCCGCTGCTCGCGGCCGTGCCGTCGGCAAGGCTGGAAACGCCGGATGGCACGGCCGAAGGGATTCGCGTATCGGACGAGCCGCTGCCGGTCCGCTTTGAATTCGGAGAAGCGGAGCCGGAGCCGGACGGGCAGGGGGACTGCACGCTGGAGGTGCACGGCTTGGAGACGCTGACCGTGATGGAGCCGTACGGCGTCGTCCTGTTCGCAGACCGGCTGCTGCAGCCGGGGGCGGAAGCGTGCAGGCGGCTTGCGGAGCTGAACCGGATGCTTGCAGGCGCCGGCATACGGCACATCCGGGTCCCCGCGAAAGACGCCGAGCTGTTTCTGGAGAAGGCGGTTCCGGGCCTGATGAAGCTCGGCAGCGTTCGCATCGCGGCGTCGCTGTCCGAAAGGATCGTCCGGCTGCCCCTCAAAGCGCGCGTCTATTTGGACCGGGTCCGGGACCGGCTGCTGGCCGGGCTGGAATTTCAGTACGGCGACATCGTCCTGAACCCGCTGGACGGGAGCGGCCGGCAGCGCGGCGAGGAACGCATTTTGATGCGGGACGGCGAACGGGAGGAGCGAATCCTCGGGCTGATGGACCAAGGGGACGCGGTCAAAACCGAAGGCGGCTATATTCTGGCCGGCGAAGAAGCGGAATACGAATTTCTGTACCGGATCGTGCCGGAGCTGGAGAAGCTGGCCGATATCTATGCCACCTCGGCGGTAAAGTCAAGGCTGCATGCCGGCCGGCCGCCGAAGGTGACGGTGGAGGTCGACGAACGGACCGACTGGCTGGAGGTGCGATTCGATCTCGAGGCGATTCCGCCGTCGGAAATCCGGGAGGTGCTGCGGTCGCTTGAAGAGAAGCGCAGGTTCCACCGGCTGCCGAGCGGGGCGCTGATGCCGCTCGAGACCGCCGAGCTGCAGGCGATCGCCCGCGTCCTGAACGAGCTGGGCACGCTGCGCGGCGGCATTCCGGGCATGGACGCCCCCGGCGTCTTTCGCCTGCCGGCGCACCGCGGCCTGCGCCTGATCCATTCGGACCTGGAGGGCGGCGCCGTCAGGCTCGGCAAATCGCTGCGCCGCCTGCTGGACGACATGCGCAGCCCGGACAGCCTCGATTTTCCCCTTCCGGACGGGCTGAAGCCCGTGCTCCGGGACTACCAGCGGCTCGGCTACCAGTGGCTGCGCACGCTCGCCCATTACCGCTTCGGCGGCATCCTGGCGGACGATATGGGCCTCGGCAAAACGGTGCAAAGCATCGCCTTCCTCGTCTCCATGCTGCCCGAGATCCGTGCGCGGAAGCAGCCGGCGCTTATCGTCACGCCCGCTTCCCTGATGTACAACTGGCTCGGCGAGCTCGGCAAATTCGCGCCCGAGGTGCGGGCCGTCGTCGCGGACGGCGGCAGAGCGGAGCGCGGCCGGGAGCTGCGGCGGGCGATGGCGGAGGCGGATGTCGTCATCACGTCGTATCCGCTGCTGCGCAGAGATGTGGAGCGGTATGCGGAGCATCGGTTTCACACGCTCATTCTGGATGAAGCGCAGGCGTTCAAAAATTACGCCACCCAAACGGCGCAGGCGGTCAAGGCCGTGTCCGCCGCGCACCGCTTTGCGCTGACCGGAACGCCCGTCGAGAACCGCTCCGAGGAGCTGTGGTCGATTTTCGATGCGGTGTTTCCGGAGCTGTTCCAGGACAGGCAGTCGTTTCTCGACCTGTCCCGGGAAGCGGCGGCGAAGCGGGCGCGCCCGTTTCTGCTGCGCCGTCTCAAGTCCGACGTGCTGTCGGAGCTGCCGGAGAAGATCGAGACGGTGCAGTCCTCGAAGCTGCTGCCGGAGCAGAAGAAGCTGTACGCGGCCTACCTGGCGCAGCTGCAGCATGAGACGCTGAAGCATTTGAGCGAGGACGGCTTTCAGAAGTACCGGATCAAAATTTTGGCCGGACTGACCCGGCTCCGCCAGCTTTGCTGCCATCCCGCTCTGTTTGTGGAGGGATACAAAGGCGGCTCCGCCAAATTCGAGCAGCTGCTGGAGATCGTGGAGGAATGCCGGAGCGCGGGCAAGCGGCTGCTCGTTTTCTCGCAGTTCACCTCCATGCTGCGGCTGATCGGAAGGGAGCTCGGCGTGCGGGGCGTCCCCTTCTTCTATCTCGACGGCGAGACGCCAGCGGACGAGCGGATCCGGCTGTGCGACCGGTTCAACGCGGGCGAGCGCGAGCTGTTCCTTCTCTCGCTCAAGGCCGGCGGAACCGGACTGAACCTGACCGGTGCGGACACCGTCATTTTATACGACCTGTGGTGGAATCCCGCCGTCGAGCAGCAGGCGGCGGACCGCGCGCACCGGATCGGGCAGCGCAGCGTCGTTCAGGTAATCCGGCTCGTGGCGCAGGGCACGGTGGAGGACAGCATGTACAAGCTGCAGCAGCGGAAGCGGAGCCTGATCGACGAGATGGTCGCGCCGGGGGGCGGAGACGAGCTGTCCGCGCTCGGCGAGCGCGAGATCCGGGACATTTTGCAGCTGGAGCAGACGGGAGAAAAGGGGTAA